The Mugil cephalus isolate CIBA_MC_2020 chromosome 11, CIBA_Mcephalus_1.1, whole genome shotgun sequence genome includes a window with the following:
- the LOC125015700 gene encoding vitelline membrane outer layer protein 1 homolog, translating into MASLFTAVAVLAVLSGGLCDETFLQRAGMSFNSRSYRSVLTVSNGGKFGSWTWPEMCPDQFYAVGFSIRVEFNQYEGDDTAMNGIRLICAKDGVRSFLYTIESNTGYFGEWSHPQYCPTGVLTSFHLRVEPHQGMFGDDTGVNNIRFRCSSNPTVEGPGTTWGEYGYWSEECTNGGICGIETKMEDYQYALDDSTLNDVRFYCCDKQ; encoded by the exons ATGGCGAGTTTGTTCACCGCCGTGGCCGTGCTGGCCGTGCTGTCCGGAGGCCTGTGTGACGAGACCTTTCTGCAGAGAGCCGGCATGTCCTTTAACAGCAGGAGCTACAGATCCGTGCTCACTGTGAGCAACGGGGGAAAGTTTGGAAGCTGGACCTGGCCGGAGATGTGTCCCGATCAGTTCTATGCTGTTGGATTCAGCATCAGG GTGGAGTTTAACCAGTACGAGGGGGATGACACGGCCATGAATGGGATCCGTCTCATCTGCGCCAAAGACGGAGTCAGAAGCTTCCTGTACACCATTGAGTCCAACACTGGATA TTTCGGTGAATGGTCCCATCCTCAGTACTGCCCCACCGGAGTGCTGACCAGCTTCCATCTTCGCGTGGAGCCCCATCAAGGTATGTTCGGGGACGACACCGGCGTCAACAACATCAGGTTCCGCTGCAGCAGCAACCCGACCGTGGAGGGCCCCGGCACCACCTGGGGGGAGTACGGCTACTGGAGCGAAGAGTGCACCAACGGAGGGATCTGTGGAATCGAGACCAAGATGGAGGACTACCAGTACGCCCTGGATGACTCCACCCTCAACGATGTGCGCTTCTATTGCTGCGACAAACAG TGA